From Lycium ferocissimum isolate CSIRO_LF1 chromosome 12, AGI_CSIRO_Lferr_CH_V1, whole genome shotgun sequence, one genomic window encodes:
- the LOC132040682 gene encoding MYB-like transcription factor EOBI yields the protein MAWGVMSEQFCSWGVTKEGWRKGPWTTEEDKLLIEYVKLHGEGRWSSVATVAGLKRNAKSCRLRWVNYLRPDLKKGQITPNEEKLILELHAKWGNRWATIARNLEGRTDNEIKNYWRTHFKKKTKHSNDKFEKSNARHIKRQQLQQRQQQKKSNTKIDTTSVMPFNNNKNYYASILNKLGSRIVSLLDKSENRVPTAPQGNQEMDILYPNIVDDQEQDDLIYSMLNDFTPVPVLESSSNENINWDGLWNLENFQCNFSNATY from the exons atggcttGGGGAGTGATGAGCGAACAATTTTGCAGCTGGGGAGTGACAAAAGAAGGATGGAGAAAGGGACCTTGGACTACTGAAGAAGACAAATTGCTTATTGAATATGTAAAATTGCATGGTGAAGGCAGATGGAGTTCTGTTGCTACTGTTGcag GTTTGAAAAGAAATGCAAAAAGTTGTAGATTGAGATGGGTGAATTACTTAAGGCCAGACCTGAAAAAGGGACAAATTACACCTaatgaagaaaaattaattcTAGAGCTTCATGCTAAATGGGGGAACAg GTGGGCAACTATAGCTAGAAACTTGGAAGGGAGAACTGACAATGAGATCAAGAACTATTGGAGAActcatttcaagaaaaagacCAAACACTCGAATGACAAATTCGAAAAATCAAACGCTCGTCATATAAAAAGACAACAATTACAGCAACGACAACAACAGAAGAAATCGAACACTAAAATTGATACGACTAGCGTCATGCcgttcaacaacaacaagaattatTACGCCTCTATCCTGAACAAGTTGGGAAGCAGAATCGTATCGTTACTCGATAAAAGTGAGAATAGAGTACCAACTGCGCCTCAAGGGAACCAAGAAATGGATATTTTGTACCCAAATATAGTTGATGATCAGGAGCAAGATGATTTAATTTACTCCATGCTCAATGACTTTACCCCTGTGCCTGTGCTAGAATCTTCATCAAATGAAAACATCAATTGGGACGGCTTATGGAATTTGGAGAATTTTCAATGCAATTTCAGCAATGCAACTTATTAA